The DNA window ATTAAGAGGTTTATGGATTTAAAATTAGTTAATATCCATTTTTCATGTTGATGGTGACAGTGGTCATCATGCATATTGAGAAATTGAAAAGTAGAGGTTCATAAATTCCTTCTTAGAATTGTTGATTTTAAAACCAACAACTTATATTTGATCATGAGAAAATATTGACTATGGATCATATTGAAGAGATAGAAAAGGTTAAAGAAGGAGCATCCATCCTGGAGAAATCTTCAGAGTTTGCCATTATCATTCCAGAAGTTCACAGTAATCTTGTTATGGCATTGGAAAATGCTGAAAAAATTGAAGAAGTTGTTGGAATTCCAGGGAGAATTACCAACTTAAATGGGATGCCAAAAACAGTGAGCAGCCCTGATTTTTTAAAAACATCACACATGGCCAGGCTAGCACTTAGCATGATGAAACACGACCCATCCCTTAGAAGTGCCATTAACATCAAATACGATCCCTTGATTCTTGAAATCTGCGAAAAATTGGGACTCAAAATTTCTTCCTACGACAGAACCTACGAACCAGAAGTGGTGCGTAAAGTTGAAGGTGGCACCATACCATGGGGTGTTGAAGAAGCAATCAAAAAAATTGATGATATTCCAGATGTTATTTACCACGAAGGTGCCTGGGGAAAGGAACCCATGATATGCATCGTTGGTACCGATGCTGTTGAGCTTGCTGAAATGGCGGTTTGCATAGCAAGACTTTACAAGGTAGAAAAAAACAGTAAAGTTAAGGTTAAACCAACCATACCATCTGAATCTAACAGCGTACTATTTGCTTCTTCAAGGAAGAAATGGAAGGATTCAAAACCCATTGATGGTTGCATATTTTGTTCAATAGTTGATGGTAATCCCGAAGTAAAAGAAAAGGTCTTATACAATGATGGTAAAAATATGGTACTAATGAATTTGTACCCTTACAACAGGGGTCATCTTGAAGTATTGCCAGTTAAACATTACACAGACCTTAATGAGTTGAGTACTGAAGAGATAAAAGACTTATTCATCATTGTTCAACGAACAATTTCACTAATTAGAGATGTTATTAAACCCGACGGAATAAATGTGGGGATCAACCTAGGTGAAGCAGCTGGAGCAAGTGTTGACCATCTCCATATTCATATTGTACCCAGATTCAAATACGAATCAGGGTTCATGGAAACAACTGCTAATACCCGAGTTATTGAAGAGGATATTGATGTTATGTATTCTAAATTCATTGAAAAACTGGACATTTTGCATTTTGAGGAATCATTATGAAGTATGATATGTACAACGAAGTTCAGGAACAGCCAAAGTCATTGGCAGAAACTTTGAAAGAAGAAAAGGATCATATGGTGGAGATTGCACAGAAATTGAAGGATACCGACAAAATATATCTCGTTGGATGTGGAAGTTCTCTTTCCACTTGCTACTCAGCCCGTGATGCACTAGGATTTTTATCAGACAGAACTATTGAAGTACACACAGGCTATGAATTTGTACATCATAAAAATCTTCAAAAAACAAATTCTGCACTAATAACCACTTCACAGTCAGGAGAAACTGCAGATACCCTTGCAGCACTTCGAAGAGCCAAAGATGAAGGTATTTATACTATTTCAATCACTAACGAGCCTGAAAGTAGTATGATGAAGGAAGCTGATGATGCTGTTCTCACAAGATGCGGTAGAGAAACTGCCATACTCGGAACAAAAACTTACATGACCCAACTTCTTTGTTTGTATCAAATACTGTTCTCGATGGACGGATCCGAAGAATCTGGTAAGATCCTGGAAGACTTGGATAAGATACCGTCAATTGCCCAGAAACTGGTGGAAACCACAGAAGAACCCAACAGGGAACTGGCCAAACAGTACATGGATGATGATATATTCTACTGTATGGGCAGTGGTCCAAACTTTGGTTTGGCCTACAAGATCGCCATGACCATGCTCATGGAAGGTGCCTTGAAACATGCCTGTCCACTTTACTCTGGAGAGTTCAGACACGGTTTAATTGAAAGGGCAGAAAAGGATGTTCCAATAATATTTTTGGACGCAGGATTTCCTGGTGATGAATTAACCAACAAATCCATAGACTTTTCGAATAAAATAGGTGCTAAAACCATTACATTTAATATGGGAGATTTCTCAGACATCCATCCATTACTTTCCCCGTTCATACTCGTGATCCCTGTAGAATGGTTCATATACTACTTATCCCATTACAGTGGGGAAGATCCTGGAAGTACCAGGCACATAGGTAAAGTAAGATACGATTGAAAACTAAGTATCCATATTTTTTTTTATAAGTAATTTAAAATGAGTTTGAGTACTGTTCAAAATAAGAAAAGAGAAATATAAAAAAAATGGGATTGAAATTTTAGTCAACCTTGACTTCGAAGTTGTTTTCTTCCATTGGTGTTTCTACTATTTTTGGAATGGTAACTGATAGTACGCCGCCTTCAAACTTGGCAGCTGTGTTGTTAATATCAAGGCCTTCTGGTAGTGAAATTTTTCTCTCAATGATTTCACTGTACCTTTCCCTCGTTAAATAGTTCTTTTCAGCT is part of the Methanobacterium lacus genome and encodes:
- a CDS encoding thiamine-phosphate synthase family protein; this translates as MDHIEEIEKVKEGASILEKSSEFAIIIPEVHSNLVMALENAEKIEEVVGIPGRITNLNGMPKTVSSPDFLKTSHMARLALSMMKHDPSLRSAINIKYDPLILEICEKLGLKISSYDRTYEPEVVRKVEGGTIPWGVEEAIKKIDDIPDVIYHEGAWGKEPMICIVGTDAVELAEMAVCIARLYKVEKNSKVKVKPTIPSESNSVLFASSRKKWKDSKPIDGCIFCSIVDGNPEVKEKVLYNDGKNMVLMNLYPYNRGHLEVLPVKHYTDLNELSTEEIKDLFIIVQRTISLIRDVIKPDGINVGINLGEAAGASVDHLHIHIVPRFKYESGFMETTANTRVIEEDIDVMYSKFIEKLDILHFEESL
- a CDS encoding SIS domain-containing protein — encoded protein: MKYDMYNEVQEQPKSLAETLKEEKDHMVEIAQKLKDTDKIYLVGCGSSLSTCYSARDALGFLSDRTIEVHTGYEFVHHKNLQKTNSALITTSQSGETADTLAALRRAKDEGIYTISITNEPESSMMKEADDAVLTRCGRETAILGTKTYMTQLLCLYQILFSMDGSEESGKILEDLDKIPSIAQKLVETTEEPNRELAKQYMDDDIFYCMGSGPNFGLAYKIAMTMLMEGALKHACPLYSGEFRHGLIERAEKDVPIIFLDAGFPGDELTNKSIDFSNKIGAKTITFNMGDFSDIHPLLSPFILVIPVEWFIYYLSHYSGEDPGSTRHIGKVRYD